The following coding sequences are from one Lycium ferocissimum isolate CSIRO_LF1 chromosome 3, AGI_CSIRO_Lferr_CH_V1, whole genome shotgun sequence window:
- the LOC132049741 gene encoding uncharacterized protein LOC132049741, with protein sequence MASSIACVQFSSNPTKKSSAIPSIFLGTKVSSLKNTRAAQNNRKHRSLKVVAAVGDVSAEGTNYLIAGAAAVALLGTAFPIIFSRKDTCPECDGAGFVRKGGATLRTNAARKDQTQIVCANCNGLGKLNQVDK encoded by the exons ATGGCCTCTTCTATAGCTTGTGTGCAATTTTCATCCAATCCAACCAAGAAATCCAGTGcaattccatcaatttttcttggtacAAAGGTTTCATCATTGAAAAATACTAGAGCTGCTCAGAATAACAGGAAACATAGATCATTGAAAGTGGTAGCTGCAGTTGGAGATGTATCTGCTGAGGGAACAAATTATTTGATTGCTGGTGCTGCTGCTGTTGCATTGCTTGGAACTGCTTTCCCTATAATCTTTTCCCGCAAGGACAC gTGTCCAGAATGTGATGGAGCAGGATTTGTGAGGAAAGGAGGGGCAACTTTGAGAACAAATGCTGCTAGAAAGGATCAAACTCAGATTGTCTGTGCAAATTGCAACGGTCTTGGCAAGCTCAACCAAGTTGACAAGTAA